From Zavarzinella sp., one genomic window encodes:
- a CDS encoding protein kinase, with translation MTGCWLHPSPPFSWEEVVEMGKQLCGALQHAHEKGIIHRDLKPSNLMLTTEGILKLTDFGIAKDVDVTALTGANNTIGTAAYMSPEQCRGERILTGKSDLYSMGIVMYELLTGRKPFMAESPVEMFMLHVNGQFVRPIKLNPDIPPWLDTLICQLMEKKPDHRPRDADMVAEALDEVLEKAHSQQSISSDKANERGLSSKDSEEDRKAARLLKAGSRKKKLRKKKQPIYQKGWFVIVAGLALLGGIGFIVYQGAIAPPSEEVLLARVAKITDEEAKINAANDYLKYYGKENPDKAAEMQQLIRDVKVGRKERILLNRFGRENLRAKPSEGDDPEAYKKMMIGLAAEEEGDLGLARSTWQSLVDKHSKELLESSSIWGWIAEKKLKDIATTEEQVKTWLKRLERLQLEDKDFAAESELEAMVLYPIRLEKLGDFTMAKQRWSTLRQSSEGDIQTRPWVIYAAARLKELDAKTEPKDTPARVAMIEEKLKLLLPNLTNESAAVRRDTRAVLREIRDMYASETGDLGKQVDAIKAQLAKHPK, from the coding sequence GTGACCGGATGTTGGCTGCACCCCAGCCCGCCTTTTTCGTGGGAAGAAGTGGTGGAAATGGGCAAGCAACTGTGCGGTGCGTTGCAGCACGCCCACGAAAAAGGAATTATCCACCGCGACTTGAAACCCTCCAACCTGATGCTGACCACCGAAGGCATCCTGAAACTGACCGACTTTGGTATCGCCAAGGATGTCGATGTCACTGCACTCACAGGTGCGAATAACACGATTGGGACTGCCGCCTACATGTCGCCGGAACAGTGCCGTGGGGAGCGAATTCTGACCGGCAAAAGCGATCTCTACTCAATGGGGATTGTGATGTATGAATTATTGACAGGTCGAAAGCCGTTTATGGCAGAATCGCCCGTAGAGATGTTCATGCTGCACGTGAATGGCCAGTTTGTGCGGCCGATTAAGTTGAATCCGGACATCCCACCCTGGCTGGATACGTTGATCTGCCAGTTAATGGAGAAAAAGCCCGATCATCGCCCACGTGATGCAGATATGGTGGCGGAAGCACTGGATGAAGTGCTGGAAAAAGCCCACTCCCAGCAAAGCATCAGTAGCGACAAAGCTAACGAACGTGGGCTTTCAAGTAAAGACAGTGAAGAAGACCGAAAAGCAGCAAGACTTCTCAAAGCGGGCTCCCGTAAAAAGAAATTACGCAAAAAGAAGCAGCCAATCTACCAGAAAGGCTGGTTTGTAATTGTTGCTGGCCTCGCGTTACTTGGCGGGATCGGCTTCATCGTGTATCAAGGGGCAATTGCACCACCCAGCGAAGAGGTGCTGCTGGCCCGTGTGGCAAAAATTACCGATGAAGAGGCGAAAATTAACGCCGCGAACGACTATCTAAAGTATTACGGGAAAGAGAATCCGGACAAAGCGGCAGAAATGCAACAACTGATCCGGGATGTAAAAGTGGGCCGCAAAGAACGCATTTTGCTGAACCGATTTGGCCGCGAAAATCTACGTGCAAAGCCATCCGAAGGCGATGATCCCGAAGCATACAAGAAAATGATGATCGGACTTGCTGCTGAAGAAGAAGGCGACCTGGGCCTGGCACGCAGCACCTGGCAAAGCCTGGTAGACAAGCATTCGAAAGAACTGCTGGAATCTTCTTCGATCTGGGGCTGGATTGCGGAAAAGAAACTGAAAGACATCGCCACCACCGAAGAACAGGTCAAGACGTGGCTGAAACGCCTGGAAAGGCTTCAGCTGGAAGACAAGGATTTTGCTGCAGAAAGCGAACTGGAGGCAATGGTCCTCTACCCGATCCGCCTGGAAAAGCTGGGTGATTTTACCATGGCAAAGCAGCGATGGTCGACGTTAAGGCAATCTTCGGAAGGGGATATCCAGACGCGACCGTGGGTGATTTATGCCGCAGCCCGCCTGAAAGAACTGGATGCGAAAACCGAGCCGAAAGACACCCCAGCCCGCGTGGCGATGATAGAAGAAAAATTGAAACTGCTTCTCCCCAATCTGACCAATGAAAGTGCGGCTGTTCGACGTGACACGCGGGCCGTGCTGCGGGAAATCCGCGATATGTATGCCAGCGAAACCGGCGATCTTGGCAAACAGGTGGATGCCATCAAAGCACAACTCGCAAAACACCCCAAATAA
- a CDS encoding Gfo/Idh/MocA family oxidoreductase yields the protein MMALDLSAEKKAEGKAAFDDATIELTRRGFMRSMAAGAAIAPVAAAAYFAFDSFKGKPVRAALIGCGDEGGVLLSEHDPKYIEIVSLCDIRPYNQARIIKGEGEKSARRGYKAIYGEAAASKMKVETDYKKILEDKSIEAVIIALPLHLHASVTIEALNAGKHVLCEKLMARTVTECKAMIAAAKKNNKILSIGHQRHYSMLYAHALELIKAGELGDIKHIRALWHRNFSWDWIDDGKAKVVQNAPDLRQVAPMYRDGWFSPIRQEDYDVLKDKYKDYGYKTLEELIRWRLYERTGGGLMAELGSHQLDACSIFLGKVKPLNVMGMGSHSFFGHMDDPKDRRNPRQIDDHVFTTFEFPGKNHPQGPNGGNDKDDVVVVTYSSISTNGFEPYGECVMGSRGTLVVSSESENMLYKEKRPGIAPPAKTSMTADKVSASKPAVEAASTWGPNAAVAEAAKGGGGGKVSRGYKEEMADFAFCIRLMEEEKIANIYEKTTEGKLRHRLPRCHGEVAMADAIVALTSNLAMAKRQLIKFEPAWFDPDSQEVPDKDVNFG from the coding sequence ATGATGGCTTTAGATTTATCCGCAGAAAAGAAGGCAGAAGGTAAGGCAGCATTCGATGATGCAACCATCGAGCTGACCCGACGTGGGTTTATGCGCAGCATGGCTGCAGGTGCGGCAATTGCCCCAGTGGCTGCTGCCGCTTACTTTGCCTTTGATTCATTCAAAGGGAAGCCGGTGCGTGCCGCACTGATTGGCTGTGGCGATGAAGGTGGGGTGCTTCTCAGCGAGCACGATCCGAAGTACATCGAAATCGTTTCACTATGCGATATTCGACCGTACAACCAGGCACGTATCATCAAAGGTGAAGGCGAAAAATCGGCCCGACGTGGCTACAAAGCCATTTATGGTGAAGCCGCTGCCAGCAAAATGAAGGTCGAAACCGACTATAAGAAGATTCTGGAAGACAAATCGATTGAAGCAGTGATTATTGCCCTGCCACTGCACCTGCATGCTTCAGTTACCATTGAAGCGCTGAACGCTGGCAAGCATGTGCTGTGCGAAAAGCTGATGGCCCGCACGGTTACAGAATGTAAGGCAATGATTGCAGCCGCCAAGAAGAATAACAAGATTCTTTCAATTGGCCACCAGCGACATTACAGTATGCTTTATGCCCACGCACTGGAATTGATCAAAGCGGGAGAACTGGGCGACATCAAACATATCCGTGCATTGTGGCACCGTAACTTCAGTTGGGACTGGATTGATGATGGTAAAGCCAAAGTGGTACAGAATGCCCCTGACCTGCGGCAGGTAGCACCGATGTACCGCGATGGCTGGTTTTCACCAATCCGCCAGGAAGACTACGATGTTCTGAAAGACAAGTACAAGGATTATGGTTACAAAACTCTGGAAGAACTGATCCGCTGGCGTTTATACGAACGCACTGGTGGGGGGTTGATGGCCGAATTGGGCAGCCACCAGTTGGATGCCTGCAGTATCTTCCTGGGCAAAGTAAAGCCACTCAACGTGATGGGAATGGGCTCGCATTCGTTCTTCGGACATATGGATGATCCGAAAGATCGTCGCAACCCACGCCAGATTGATGACCATGTCTTCACCACCTTTGAGTTCCCAGGCAAGAACCACCCCCAGGGACCTAACGGTGGAAATGATAAAGATGATGTGGTGGTGGTGACTTATTCTTCGATCAGCACCAACGGTTTTGAACCTTACGGCGAGTGTGTGATGGGATCGCGTGGAACATTGGTTGTTTCCAGTGAATCGGAAAACATGCTCTACAAAGAAAAACGACCAGGGATTGCCCCACCTGCCAAGACTTCGATGACTGCCGACAAGGTAAGTGCCAGCAAGCCAGCCGTGGAAGCCGCCAGCACTTGGGGCCCCAACGCGGCCGTAGCCGAAGCTGCCAAAGGTGGCGGTGGTGGCAAAGTAAGTCGTGGTTACAAAGAAGAAATGGCCGACTTCGCTTTCTGCATCCGTCTGATGGAAGAAGAGAAGATTGCCAACATCTACGAAAAGACCACCGAAGGAAAATTGCGGCATCGCCTGCCACGGTGCCACGGCGAAGTGGCGATGGCCGACGCCATTGTGGCACTGACTTCGAACCTGGCAATGGCCAAACGACAATTAATCAAGTTTGAGCCCGCATGGTTCGATCCGGATTCTCAGGAAGTGCCTGACAAAGATGTCAATTTCGGTTAA
- a CDS encoding cupin domain-containing protein, with protein MTADEVVRLLQLQPHPVEGGFFRETYRSVGSIPEGTLPGYAGSRSVGTAIYYLLTPQTVSEMHRLPGDEVFHFYAGDAVEMLQIAPDGTASRWVLGTDFAAGHHPQLVVTAGTWQGSALISGGQWALLGATMAPGFDYQDYVRGTRTELAPHAAPWDELLIKLTPHG; from the coding sequence ATGACTGCAGATGAAGTGGTACGGTTATTACAGTTGCAACCGCACCCTGTAGAAGGTGGGTTCTTTCGCGAAACCTATCGCTCGGTGGGATCGATTCCTGAAGGCACCTTGCCTGGATATGCTGGCTCTCGTTCTGTGGGCACCGCAATTTACTACCTGTTGACCCCACAGACCGTTTCGGAAATGCACCGCCTGCCGGGCGACGAGGTCTTTCATTTTTATGCGGGTGATGCGGTGGAAATGCTGCAGATTGCACCAGACGGCACTGCCAGTCGCTGGGTGCTGGGCACTGATTTTGCGGCAGGCCACCACCCACAATTGGTGGTGACTGCTGGCACCTGGCAGGGTTCTGCCTTGATATCAGGTGGACAGTGGGCCTTACTTGGTGCAACGATGGCACCCGGCTTCGATTATCAGGATTACGTACGAGGCACCCGCACGGAACTTGCCCCTCATGCAGCACCATGGGATGAATTGCTGATCAAATTAACCCCACATGGTTGA
- the argC gene encoding N-acetyl-gamma-glutamyl-phosphate reductase — MTKVAILGGSGYTAVELIKILLRHPHVQIVAITSRQDDSPPIADLHPSLLGRIDLQCVPFQPDALSAMGVECAFGCLPHGVSAECVAPLLQRGIRVVDLSADYRLRDLQIYTRWYGEHHDPANLAQAVYGLPEMHREAIRTARLVANPGCYPQTGILGLAPLVKHELLEPRGIIVNSLSGVSGAGRTPKLGTLFPECNESISAYNVGKHRHTPEIEQSLSWLAGHPVQVIFTPHLAPMDRGIFSTIYAQPKSPISEEELVALYRDYFANEPFVRVRTTLPATKDTMHSNFVDICPKVVHDQVVILVTEDNLVRGASGVAVQNMNIMFGYEETTALL; from the coding sequence ATGACAAAAGTTGCGATATTAGGTGGGTCGGGCTACACCGCAGTCGAATTAATTAAAATCCTGCTGCGGCACCCGCACGTACAGATTGTGGCGATTACTTCCCGCCAGGACGATTCGCCACCCATCGCCGATTTGCACCCATCGTTGCTGGGGCGTATCGATTTGCAGTGCGTTCCCTTTCAGCCAGATGCCTTGTCGGCAATGGGTGTGGAATGTGCGTTTGGTTGTTTGCCACACGGTGTCAGTGCGGAGTGTGTTGCTCCACTGTTACAGCGTGGGATACGTGTAGTCGATCTCAGTGCAGATTACCGCCTGCGTGATCTGCAGATTTACACCCGCTGGTATGGCGAGCATCACGACCCTGCCAACCTGGCTCAGGCGGTCTATGGCTTGCCTGAAATGCACCGCGAAGCAATTCGTACTGCCCGCCTGGTGGCTAATCCGGGGTGCTATCCACAAACGGGCATTCTGGGCCTTGCCCCACTGGTGAAGCACGAATTGCTGGAACCACGTGGAATCATCGTCAACAGCCTCAGTGGCGTGTCCGGTGCTGGCCGCACCCCCAAGTTAGGCACCTTGTTTCCGGAGTGCAACGAAAGCATTTCCGCCTACAACGTGGGCAAGCATCGCCACACACCTGAAATTGAACAATCGCTGTCGTGGCTGGCGGGGCACCCTGTGCAGGTGATTTTCACCCCCCACCTGGCACCCATGGACCGTGGGATTTTCAGCACCATTTATGCCCAGCCCAAATCACCAATTTCCGAAGAAGAACTGGTGGCACTGTACCGCGATTATTTTGCAAATGAACCCTTTGTGCGTGTCCGCACCACCTTGCCTGCGACAAAAGATACGATGCACAGTAACTTTGTGGATATTTGCCCCAAAGTGGTGCACGATCAGGTGGTGATTCTGGTGACAGAAGATAATCTGGTGCGTGGGGCCAGTGGTGTTGCGGTGCAGAACATGAACATCATGTTCGGCTACGAAGAAACTACCGCATTACTGTAA
- a CDS encoding prolyl oligopeptidase family serine peptidase, translated as MLDSIITKKNRDVSFAKARNDFPTKVSGSRSGYFDPPIPPKGVLELVQYPTVLGNMDAYITPKPAKHGRYPAVIWLSDHFENSIDSKLWDEKLSHVNGTVFRDAGFVVFYPSLRGGNKNPGSNENAYGEVNDVQAACIYLKNREEVDPNQIFLVGHGTGGTLALLTAAYRSDGFRGVLAFGPVARMDYYHSSELNYNIMDRDETLLRSPLYWINDITCKTWVVEGRNSPLSNELSRIHENNYLARHVSFNLIYNFDHDTIVEPTSKVYIQKIKTLKESTDKITIDPNDDIKVMQQMRK; from the coding sequence GTGTTAGATTCCATTATTACAAAGAAAAACCGCGACGTTTCGTTCGCGAAAGCACGGAATGATTTTCCAACGAAAGTGTCTGGGAGTAGGTCTGGCTACTTTGATCCCCCCATTCCACCGAAGGGTGTGCTGGAACTTGTGCAATATCCCACCGTACTGGGAAACATGGATGCATACATTACCCCGAAGCCAGCGAAGCACGGAAGGTATCCAGCCGTAATCTGGTTGTCAGATCATTTTGAGAACAGCATTGACTCCAAACTGTGGGATGAGAAGCTCTCCCATGTGAATGGAACAGTGTTTCGGGACGCTGGTTTTGTTGTGTTTTACCCTTCACTCCGTGGGGGGAATAAGAATCCTGGTTCGAATGAAAATGCTTATGGCGAAGTGAACGATGTGCAGGCAGCTTGTATCTACCTGAAAAATCGCGAAGAAGTCGATCCGAATCAAATTTTCCTGGTTGGGCATGGTACGGGCGGGACGTTGGCCCTGCTGACTGCAGCGTATCGTTCCGATGGATTTCGAGGAGTGCTGGCCTTTGGCCCCGTGGCCAGGATGGACTACTATCATTCCAGTGAACTCAATTATAATATCATGGATCGGGATGAAACACTTCTTCGAAGTCCGTTGTACTGGATCAACGATATCACCTGCAAAACCTGGGTGGTCGAAGGTCGGAATTCACCACTGAGTAACGAATTGAGCAGAATCCACGAGAATAACTATTTAGCGAGACATGTGTCCTTCAATTTGATTTATAATTTCGACCATGACACGATCGTTGAGCCAACATCGAAGGTTTACATCCAGAAAATTAAAACCCTGAAAGAGAGCACTGACAAGATCACCATCGATCCGAACGATGATATCAAAGTGATGCAACAGATGCGAAAGTGA
- a CDS encoding FAD:protein FMN transferase, with the protein MIQNLLFDVPDDAPTPLVGCDAEVLRVSRMAMATLFEVVTPLGTPKAEFASLAILDQVDELEAQLTVYRPDSEVSLLNERAHAGPVAVAPNLFELLYECALLTRATQGAFDVAMGTLIKAWGFVQRQGRVPTPTERSQAVSQAGTRYLVFDREARTVQYLRPLEINLGSIGKGYALDEAVERVQHRFHLPHGLLQGGRSSVLAWGNAGQGISGWPVGLSHPWQPEISLGTIRLKNQALATSAATYQHFVYNGKKLGHLIDPRTGWPAAELDQVSVIAPNAAHADALSTAFYVLGLEGIRNFCRTHPEVSAIVMKDGQVHCINHPDFIPASTAAVASG; encoded by the coding sequence ATGATTCAGAACCTTCTGTTCGACGTGCCAGATGATGCCCCCACGCCACTGGTGGGTTGCGATGCGGAAGTGCTGCGCGTTTCCCGCATGGCGATGGCCACATTATTTGAAGTGGTGACACCACTGGGTACACCGAAGGCAGAATTTGCTTCCCTGGCAATTCTCGATCAGGTGGATGAACTGGAAGCACAACTGACTGTTTATCGCCCCGATTCGGAAGTCAGCCTGCTGAACGAACGTGCCCACGCTGGGCCAGTGGCGGTAGCGCCGAATTTATTTGAACTGCTTTACGAATGTGCCCTGCTGACCCGTGCGACACAGGGGGCCTTTGATGTGGCAATGGGCACGCTCATTAAGGCGTGGGGCTTTGTTCAACGGCAAGGCCGGGTTCCCACGCCCACGGAGCGTAGTCAGGCGGTATCCCAGGCGGGCACCCGATACCTGGTTTTCGATCGCGAGGCACGCACGGTGCAGTATTTACGCCCGCTGGAAATAAACCTGGGCAGCATTGGCAAAGGTTATGCCCTGGATGAAGCCGTCGAGCGAGTGCAGCACCGCTTTCATTTGCCGCACGGCCTGCTGCAGGGTGGGCGAAGCAGTGTCCTGGCCTGGGGTAATGCCGGGCAGGGGATTTCAGGTTGGCCAGTTGGGTTATCGCACCCCTGGCAGCCGGAGATCAGCCTGGGAACGATTCGGCTAAAAAATCAGGCGTTGGCAACTTCCGCAGCCACCTACCAGCATTTCGTCTATAATGGGAAAAAGCTAGGTCACCTGATTGACCCTCGAACAGGGTGGCCAGCGGCAGAATTGGACCAGGTTTCGGTAATTGCCCCCAATGCTGCCCACGCGGATGCTCTCTCCACCGCCTTTTACGTCCTGGGTTTGGAAGGGATACGCAATTTTTGTCGCACTCATCCGGAAGTGAGTGCCATCGTCATGAAGGATGGGCAGGTGCACTGCATCAACCATCCGGATTTTATCCCCGCTTCCACAGCGGCTGTTGCTTCTGGTTGA
- a CDS encoding phosphoesterase — protein MSIPTQEVLVVPESRLAHVEKFCGLLDNSHQFLDFLLDPAHFLFIPRAEAENDPTYKQLIPYVVLQHGDSYFAYQRGKGGGEKRLHARYSIGIGGHIERTDGPISGDLYRTGMMRELQEEVQIGTTWRETLVGAIYDDRTPVGAVHVGIVHLLQLAEPTVTVGEDILENAGFQPLSQLREQYHAFETWSQFLLDYWHK, from the coding sequence ATGAGTATTCCCACCCAGGAAGTGCTGGTGGTTCCGGAATCGCGGTTAGCCCACGTGGAGAAATTCTGTGGTTTATTAGATAATTCTCATCAATTTCTGGATTTTTTGCTTGATCCAGCACATTTTTTGTTCATTCCTCGTGCCGAGGCAGAAAACGACCCCACCTACAAGCAATTGATTCCCTACGTGGTGCTGCAGCACGGAGACAGCTATTTTGCCTATCAGCGGGGAAAAGGTGGCGGGGAAAAACGCCTGCACGCCCGCTATTCCATTGGAATTGGTGGCCATATTGAACGCACCGATGGCCCAATTTCGGGCGATCTGTACCGGACCGGGATGATGCGAGAATTACAGGAAGAAGTCCAGATCGGTACCACGTGGCGGGAAACGCTGGTGGGGGCCATTTACGATGACCGCACCCCCGTTGGTGCAGTCCACGTGGGGATTGTGCACCTGCTGCAACTGGCCGAACCCACCGTCACCGTGGGGGAAGATATTCTGGAAAACGCCGGTTTTCAGCCACTAAGCCAATTACGGGAACAATACCACGCCTTTGAAACCTGGTCCCAGTTTCTGCTGGATTACTGGCACAAATAA
- a CDS encoding ScpA family protein, with protein sequence MTGVYTIDLAGFHGPLDLLLYLVKKNELDLLDIPIADIAAQFSAFLDDITLIDIEWAGEFLLTSASLLELKSQLLLPRPTHTSGGREQMDPRQELVKQLLDYRATKEATTRLQDLNDQRIFHQARVQPPENEGVTSRKVKPVEIWDLVSTFARLMRDVRAAESLNVSQDDTPQAVYMEELRQRVRAAGQMPFRDIFLPPFTRFRLLGYFLALLELLKQHELLTHQDQPDSPITVLWNEEPPPTVPMVPN encoded by the coding sequence ATGACCGGTGTTTACACAATTGATCTTGCTGGCTTTCATGGCCCACTGGATCTATTGTTGTACCTGGTAAAAAAGAACGAACTGGACCTGCTTGATATTCCCATTGCTGATATTGCCGCTCAATTCTCTGCCTTTCTGGATGATATTACCCTGATCGACATTGAGTGGGCGGGGGAATTTCTGCTGACTTCTGCCAGTCTGCTTGAATTGAAAAGCCAGTTGTTGTTACCCAGACCCACCCATACTTCTGGTGGGCGGGAACAGATGGATCCACGACAGGAACTGGTCAAGCAACTTCTCGATTATCGTGCCACCAAAGAAGCCACCACACGATTACAGGATTTAAACGATCAGCGGATTTTTCATCAGGCACGGGTGCAGCCACCAGAAAATGAAGGCGTGACTTCCAGAAAAGTGAAGCCAGTTGAAATCTGGGATCTGGTCAGCACGTTTGCCCGCCTGATGCGCGACGTGCGTGCGGCAGAATCGCTGAATGTATCGCAGGATGACACCCCGCAGGCAGTCTATATGGAAGAACTTCGGCAACGGGTGCGGGCAGCAGGTCAGATGCCGTTTCGCGATATTTTCCTGCCACCGTTCACCCGATTCCGCCTGCTGGGGTATTTTCTGGCACTGCTGGAGTTGTTGAAACAACACGAACTGCTTACCCACCAGGATCAGCCGGATTCGCCCATTACGGTGCTGTGGAATGAAGAACCACCCCCCACCGTGCCGATGGTGCCAAATTGA
- a CDS encoding Hsp70 family protein: MSRYLVGIDLGTTNCALAYIDLQNRPTQNNLGLKTFPIRQLVGPSQLAERQLLPSFLYLPGEHDLPTGSYGVPWNVTIDYITGDFARTQGAKIPGRLVSSAKSWLCHAGVDRTSPLLPWGAPPEVQRLSPLEVSKRYLKHLIDCWNNSPNRKPEDHLEHQQVVLTVPASFDDVARNLTQQAATEAGFRNFRLLEEPQAAFYSWMGLSDALEITHVQPGMNCVVIDLGGGTTDFSLIEAVEQQGELAFVRKAVGDHLLLGGDNMDMALARHVEQSLPQVGKLDAAQFSLLVQACRNAKEALLGLNPPPEVGITLQGRGRSVVGGSVHTKLQLATIEKVMLEGFFPLVPANSTPDRSLTGGMQEMGLPYVADPCVSRHLAEFLNRHLSPSQPPDAILFNGGVFQPIRLRDRILEIMRQWYGEAWQPIILTNPSLDLAVAWGAAYSAWLSHTGGKRIGGGIPRSYYVGVASTDPTTTAQVLCIVPRHMQEGTDVAIPKPEMELALGEPVHFPLFSSTVRGNDQPGDIITAGADQLLELPAIQTILRGGKRSGTKTVPVTLSTRCTEIGTLEMYCVGKENDQRWRLEFNVRDIVGQNNYSAAAGEDQPTTISDLYDEGAVHEAQTLIESAFQGDFKPNELTKALESSLEQSRDHWPTAFCRRLWTVLENHATARNRSAQHLSRWYHLVGFCLRPGFGDTLDRYRIDQLWKLLATPGAAGSTTPPGGADYWIMWRRVAGGLSTAVQNTLMNRLRPILIPGKGKGSAKPPTNELAEMWRTAASLERIDLKTKQALGEGLLRQLNKAPLPNYLFWALTRIGSRRLFYGPMNAVLHPTVVEDWLTQLLTYQPLSDTERMNYLFCLSHLGTMVQQRALDIDDAVRQTVLARLESMGAAPSMIQQVREFVAVQQDEQSQLFGESLPIGLRLVGSTT, translated from the coding sequence ATGTCGCGTTATTTAGTGGGCATCGATTTAGGTACGACGAATTGTGCCTTGGCATATATCGATCTTCAAAACCGTCCCACCCAGAATAATCTGGGGCTGAAAACCTTTCCCATCCGCCAACTGGTGGGGCCAAGCCAGTTGGCTGAGCGCCAGTTACTGCCATCATTCCTCTACCTGCCTGGGGAACATGATCTGCCCACAGGCTCCTATGGCGTGCCGTGGAATGTCACGATCGACTACATTACGGGCGATTTTGCCCGCACGCAAGGGGCAAAAATCCCTGGTCGGCTGGTCAGTTCTGCAAAATCGTGGCTATGCCACGCAGGTGTGGATCGCACCAGCCCCCTGCTGCCTTGGGGTGCCCCACCGGAAGTGCAGCGACTCTCCCCACTGGAAGTGTCCAAACGGTATCTCAAACATTTAATTGATTGTTGGAATAATTCTCCCAACCGCAAACCGGAAGATCATCTCGAGCATCAGCAGGTGGTGCTGACCGTACCCGCTTCGTTCGACGATGTGGCACGCAATTTAACTCAGCAGGCTGCCACAGAAGCTGGTTTTCGCAATTTTCGATTGCTTGAAGAGCCCCAGGCGGCCTTTTATTCGTGGATGGGGCTGAGCGATGCCCTGGAAATTACCCACGTGCAGCCCGGAATGAACTGCGTGGTGATCGATCTGGGTGGGGGCACCACCGACTTCAGCCTGATTGAAGCGGTGGAACAACAAGGCGAACTGGCTTTTGTCCGCAAAGCAGTGGGCGATCACCTGCTGTTGGGTGGGGACAACATGGATATGGCACTGGCCCGCCATGTGGAACAGTCGCTGCCACAGGTGGGCAAGCTGGATGCTGCCCAGTTTAGTCTGTTGGTGCAGGCCTGCCGCAACGCCAAGGAAGCCCTGCTGGGGTTAAATCCCCCACCGGAAGTGGGGATTACCCTCCAGGGGCGTGGGCGTTCCGTGGTGGGTGGCTCCGTTCATACGAAGCTGCAACTGGCGACGATTGAAAAGGTGATGCTGGAAGGATTTTTCCCACTGGTGCCTGCGAACAGCACGCCAGACCGCTCGTTGACTGGTGGGATGCAGGAAATGGGGCTGCCCTATGTTGCCGATCCGTGCGTCTCTCGCCACCTGGCGGAATTCCTGAATCGGCACTTATCTCCCAGCCAGCCACCCGATGCCATTCTCTTCAACGGTGGGGTGTTTCAGCCTATCCGTTTGCGGGATCGCATTCTGGAAATCATGCGGCAGTGGTACGGAGAGGCCTGGCAGCCGATCATCCTGACAAATCCCTCACTGGATCTGGCGGTAGCGTGGGGAGCAGCCTATTCCGCCTGGCTGAGCCATACTGGCGGCAAACGGATTGGTGGTGGCATCCCACGCTCCTATTACGTGGGGGTGGCCTCGACCGATCCCACCACGACCGCACAGGTGCTGTGCATTGTGCCTCGGCACATGCAGGAAGGCACCGATGTGGCGATTCCGAAGCCTGAAATGGAACTGGCATTGGGCGAACCGGTTCACTTTCCCCTGTTTTCTTCCACCGTGCGGGGCAATGACCAGCCGGGCGACATTATTACCGCGGGTGCGGATCAGTTGCTGGAATTACCCGCAATTCAAACCATCCTGCGTGGAGGAAAGCGTTCTGGAACGAAAACCGTACCGGTGACCCTCAGCACCCGCTGCACGGAAATTGGCACGCTGGAAATGTATTGTGTGGGCAAAGAAAACGACCAACGCTGGCGGTTGGAGTTCAACGTTCGTGATATTGTGGGCCAGAACAATTATTCTGCCGCTGCCGGAGAAGACCAGCCGACGACGATTTCCGATCTGTACGATGAGGGGGCGGTACACGAAGCCCAGACATTGATCGAATCAGCATTTCAAGGCGATTTCAAGCCGAATGAACTGACCAAAGCACTGGAAAGCAGTCTGGAACAAAGTCGCGACCACTGGCCCACGGCATTTTGTCGGCGACTCTGGACTGTGCTGGAAAATCATGCAACCGCCCGCAATCGATCAGCCCAGCATCTCAGTCGCTGGTACCATCTGGTGGGTTTTTGCCTGCGGCCCGGCTTTGGTGATACATTGGACCGCTATCGCATTGACCAGCTTTGGAAATTACTGGCTACCCCAGGTGCTGCGGGCAGCACCACCCCGCCTGGAGGTGCCGATTACTGGATTATGTGGCGTCGAGTGGCAGGTGGGCTCAGCACCGCAGTGCAGAACACACTAATGAATCGCCTGCGGCCGATACTGATTCCGGGCAAAGGCAAGGGCAGCGCGAAACCACCCACGAACGAACTGGCAGAAATGTGGCGGACAGCAGCCAGCCTGGAACGAATTGACCTGAAAACCAAACAGGCTCTTGGTGAAGGGCTGTTGCGGCAGTTAAACAAGGCTCCTCTGCCGAATTATCTGTTCTGGGCACTGACCCGAATCGGCAGTCGACGTCTGTTTTATGGTCCAATGAATGCAGTTCTTCACCCCACGGTGGTGGAGGACTGGTTGACGCAACTGCTTACCTATCAACCACTTAGCGACACAGAGCGGATGAATTATCTCTTCTGTCTCAGCCACCTGGGGACGATGGTGCAGCAGCGAGCACTGGATATCGACGATGCGGTGCGGCAAACTGTTCTGGCCCGCCTGGAAAGCATGGGTGCAGCACCTTCGATGATCCAGCAGGTGCGTGAATTTGTTGCCGTCCAACAGGACGAACAATCGCAATTGTTTGGCGAATCTCTGCCGATTGGTCTGCGTCTGGTAGGTTCCACCACGTGA